Proteins from a single region of Chrysemys picta bellii isolate R12L10 chromosome 25, ASM1138683v2, whole genome shotgun sequence:
- the LOC101939951 gene encoding semaphorin-4E-like isoform X4 translates to MVINSTDIHLQGKAEESRGRCPFEPTLKYASLLVDGAFYSATSNNFLGTEPILLRSLRNHLRTEFKASWLNEPSFVYMDIVRESESNPDGDDDKIYVFFTETAVEFEFYDKLLVSRIARVCKGDLGGKRILQKRWTSFLKSRLICSVPESNFQFNIVQDVFLLKRADWRESMFYGIFTQQWGKLDISAVCAFSMKTVQEVFAKGNYKGPVTVEHSHVKWMVFRGEVPLPRPGACIDNFARSIGYNTSLDLPDKILQFVRDHPLMDNAVNPIGDRPVLLKRGSNYTTIVVDRITGLDKKPYDVLFIGTDNGYLHKALNCDGEMFIIEEIQLFQSPEPVQSLKLSSKKGLLYVGSPSQVVQLPVSVCSRYKHCLDCVLARDPYCAWSESFEKCSPVANQTGDLQDLIQSVKNGDASKCPKIGNVKNCPVSIGNSVHLKCAPMSNLARMVWKFNGSSLQAEDSKYLLYDGGIVIFNVTVADAGFYDCHSVESANGKEFPVTVASYVLYTQQDSVFIITKNYTTNQPNADTTLKVKSLVSSSLLNDPAKQKSLEDQKEKLILKFLGAGFALLFSSLLVWNFSKGHLSVPWKSREKSSKTANADCLPGPPLATEGSDAMRKSSATRTNTSTVNESVPLVSFPSEEERSANVQHNTSLTKRSGTCSSQSCLVEDETMFPIEECGM, encoded by the exons ATG GTCATCAACAGTACAGATATTCATCTGCAAGGGAAAGCTGAAGAAAGCAGAGGAAGATGTCCTTTTGAACCTACTCTGAAGTATGCTTCTCTGTTAGTTG ATGGTGCATTTTATTCAGCCACTTCAAACAACTTCTTGGGCACTGAGCCTATTCTACTTCGCAGTTTGAGAAACCATCTAAGGACAGAGTTTAAAGCATCTTGGCTAAATG AGCCCAGCTTTGTCTATATGGATATAGTGCGGGAAAGTGAATCTAATCCAGATGGAGATGATGATAAAATTTATGTGTTCTTCACTGAAACAGCTGTTGAATTTGAATTCTATGACAAACTCCTGGTGTCAAGAATTGCTCGTGTCTGCAAA GGTGATCTTGGTGGAAAACGCATATTGCAAAAAAGATGGACGTCATTTTTAAAATCCAGACTTATCTGTTCCGTTCCAGAATCAAATTTCCAGTTTAATATTGTTCAGGATGTCTTTTTACTTAAGAGAGCAGACTGGCGGGAAAGCATGTTTTATGGGATTTTTACTCAACAATG GGGAAAGTTGGATATTTCTGCCGTTTGTGCATTCAGTATGAAAACTGTCCAAGAAGTCTTCGCCAAAGGAAACTATAAAGGCCCAGTGACTGTGGAACATTCCCATGTTAAATGGATGGTGTTCAGGGGAGAAGTGCCACTCCCACGTCCCGGAGCT TGCATTGATAATTTTGCCCGGAGTATTGGATACAACACTTCTCTTGATTTGCCTGATAAAATTCTGCAGTTTGTTAGAGACCACCCTTTAATGGATAATGCTGTAAATCCAATTGGTGATAGGCCAGTGCTACTGAAAAGAGGTTCAAATTACACCACGATTGTAGTAGACAGAATCACTGGCCTAGATAAAAAACCATATGATGTTCTGTTTATAGGAACAG ATAATGGATATTTGCATAAAGCTCTCAACTGCGACGGGGAAATGTTCATTATTGAGGAGATACAGCTGTTTCAGTCCCCAGAGCCTGTACAGTCTCTTAAACTGTCTTCCAAAAAG GGCCTGCTGTATGTAGGGTCTCCATCCCAAGTGGTACAACTCCCTGTTTCAGTATGCAGCCGATATAAACACTGCTTGGATTGTGTTTTGGCAAGGGATCCTTATTGTGCGTGGTCTGAGTCTTTTGAGAAGTGTTCTCCAGTGGCTAATCAAACAGGAGACTTGCA GGATTTAATTCAGAGTGTTAAAAATGGTGATGCTTCCAAATGTCCTAAAATAG GAAATGTCAAAAACTGTCCCGTTAGCATTGGCAACAGTGTTCATCTTAAATGCGCGCCCATGTCCAACCTGGCTAGGATGGTGTGGAAGTTTAATGGGAGCAGTCTTCAGGCAGAAGATTCTAAATACCTACTTTATGATGGAGGAATAGTCATATTTAATGTGACAGTGGCTGATGCTGGATTTTATGACTGTCATTCTGTAGAGAGCGCTAATGGGAAAGAATTCCCTGTTACTGTGGCTAGCTACGTTCTTTATACCCAACAGGACAGCGTTTTCATTATTACTAAGAATTACACCACAAATCAACCAAATGCAGACACAACTCTGAAGGTTAAATCTTTGGTATCATCTTCCTTGCTGAATGACCcagcaaaacaaaaatccctGGAAGACCAAAAAGAGAagcttattttaaaattcttgggaGCTGGATTTGCACTCCTTTTTTCTTCCTTGCTGGTTTGGAACTTTTCCAAAGGCCATCTGTCTGTGCCTTGGAAGAGCAGAGAAAAAAGCTCAAAAACAGCAAATGCAGATTGTTTGCCAGGTCCACCATTGGCTACAGAAGGGTCGGACGCTATGAGGAAAAGTTCAGCCACGCGAACGAACACCTCCACTGTTAATGAATCAGTACCACTTGTGAGCTTTCCTTCAGAAGAGGAACGCAGCGCTAATGTACAACACAACACAAGTCTCACAAAGAGATCTGGCACTTGCAGCTCACAAAGCTGTTTGGTTGAGGATGAGACGATGTTTCCTATTGAGGAATGTGGAATGTAA
- the LOC101939951 gene encoding semaphorin-4E-like isoform X1 has product MSGTPAVLCLSLVYGLMQQMEASILSCIPRKTVTYQNGNIKTFLKPGLSNFSTLLVSEETDILFVGARDAIFALDLNDISREIANEDWFATRDRQLECIRRGKDKVDCRNYILLLHKINDTNLYVCGTNAFYPACDYMVINSTDIHLQGKAEESRGRCPFEPTLKYASLLVDGAFYSATSNNFLGTEPILLRSLRNHLRTEFKASWLNEPSFVYMDIVRESESNPDGDDDKIYVFFTETAVEFEFYDKLLVSRIARVCKGDLGGKRILQKRWTSFLKSRLICSVPESNFQFNIVQDVFLLKRADWRESMFYGIFTQQWGKLDISAVCAFSMKTVQEVFAKGNYKGPVTVEHSHVKWMVFRGEVPLPRPGACIDNFARSIGYNTSLDLPDKILQFVRDHPLMDNAVNPIGDRPVLLKRGSNYTTIVVDRITGLDKKPYDVLFIGTDNGYLHKALNCDGEMFIIEEIQLFQSPEPVQSLKLSSKKGLLYVGSPSQVVQLPVSVCSRYKHCLDCVLARDPYCAWSESFEKCSPVANQTGDLQDLIQSVKNGDASKCPKIGNVKNCPVSIGNSVHLKCAPMSNLARMVWKFNGSSLQAEDSKYLLYDGGIVIFNVTVADAGFYDCHSVESANGKEFPVTVASYVLYTQQDSVFIITKNYTTNQPNADTTLKVKSLVSSSLLNDPAKQKSLEDQKEKLILKFLGAGFALLFSSLLVWNFSKGHLSVPWKSREKSSKTANADCLPGPPLATEGSDAMRKSSATRTNTSTVNESVPLVSFPSEEERSANVQHNTSLTKRSGTCSSQSCLVEDETMFPIEECGM; this is encoded by the exons ATGAGTGGCACCCCCGCtgtcctctgtctctctcttgttTATGGATTAATGCAACAGATGGAAGCCTCTATCCTGAGCTGCATTCCCAGAAAAACAGTAACATACCAAA ATGGAAATATAAAAACTTTTCTGAAACCAGGATTATCCAATTTTTCCACACTCTTGGTGAGTGAAGAAACTGATATCTTATTTGTTGGAGCCAGAGATGCAATATTTGCACTTGACTTGAATGACATCTCAAGAGAAATAGCCAAT GAGGACTGGTTCGCAACAAGGGATAGACAATTGGAATGCATTCGCAGAGGAAAGGACAAA GTAGATTGCCGAAACTACATCCTCCTCCTTCATAAGATAAATGACACTAACTTATATGTTTGTGGAACCAATGCATTTTACCCAGCTTGTGATTACATG GTCATCAACAGTACAGATATTCATCTGCAAGGGAAAGCTGAAGAAAGCAGAGGAAGATGTCCTTTTGAACCTACTCTGAAGTATGCTTCTCTGTTAGTTG ATGGTGCATTTTATTCAGCCACTTCAAACAACTTCTTGGGCACTGAGCCTATTCTACTTCGCAGTTTGAGAAACCATCTAAGGACAGAGTTTAAAGCATCTTGGCTAAATG AGCCCAGCTTTGTCTATATGGATATAGTGCGGGAAAGTGAATCTAATCCAGATGGAGATGATGATAAAATTTATGTGTTCTTCACTGAAACAGCTGTTGAATTTGAATTCTATGACAAACTCCTGGTGTCAAGAATTGCTCGTGTCTGCAAA GGTGATCTTGGTGGAAAACGCATATTGCAAAAAAGATGGACGTCATTTTTAAAATCCAGACTTATCTGTTCCGTTCCAGAATCAAATTTCCAGTTTAATATTGTTCAGGATGTCTTTTTACTTAAGAGAGCAGACTGGCGGGAAAGCATGTTTTATGGGATTTTTACTCAACAATG GGGAAAGTTGGATATTTCTGCCGTTTGTGCATTCAGTATGAAAACTGTCCAAGAAGTCTTCGCCAAAGGAAACTATAAAGGCCCAGTGACTGTGGAACATTCCCATGTTAAATGGATGGTGTTCAGGGGAGAAGTGCCACTCCCACGTCCCGGAGCT TGCATTGATAATTTTGCCCGGAGTATTGGATACAACACTTCTCTTGATTTGCCTGATAAAATTCTGCAGTTTGTTAGAGACCACCCTTTAATGGATAATGCTGTAAATCCAATTGGTGATAGGCCAGTGCTACTGAAAAGAGGTTCAAATTACACCACGATTGTAGTAGACAGAATCACTGGCCTAGATAAAAAACCATATGATGTTCTGTTTATAGGAACAG ATAATGGATATTTGCATAAAGCTCTCAACTGCGACGGGGAAATGTTCATTATTGAGGAGATACAGCTGTTTCAGTCCCCAGAGCCTGTACAGTCTCTTAAACTGTCTTCCAAAAAG GGCCTGCTGTATGTAGGGTCTCCATCCCAAGTGGTACAACTCCCTGTTTCAGTATGCAGCCGATATAAACACTGCTTGGATTGTGTTTTGGCAAGGGATCCTTATTGTGCGTGGTCTGAGTCTTTTGAGAAGTGTTCTCCAGTGGCTAATCAAACAGGAGACTTGCA GGATTTAATTCAGAGTGTTAAAAATGGTGATGCTTCCAAATGTCCTAAAATAG GAAATGTCAAAAACTGTCCCGTTAGCATTGGCAACAGTGTTCATCTTAAATGCGCGCCCATGTCCAACCTGGCTAGGATGGTGTGGAAGTTTAATGGGAGCAGTCTTCAGGCAGAAGATTCTAAATACCTACTTTATGATGGAGGAATAGTCATATTTAATGTGACAGTGGCTGATGCTGGATTTTATGACTGTCATTCTGTAGAGAGCGCTAATGGGAAAGAATTCCCTGTTACTGTGGCTAGCTACGTTCTTTATACCCAACAGGACAGCGTTTTCATTATTACTAAGAATTACACCACAAATCAACCAAATGCAGACACAACTCTGAAGGTTAAATCTTTGGTATCATCTTCCTTGCTGAATGACCcagcaaaacaaaaatccctGGAAGACCAAAAAGAGAagcttattttaaaattcttgggaGCTGGATTTGCACTCCTTTTTTCTTCCTTGCTGGTTTGGAACTTTTCCAAAGGCCATCTGTCTGTGCCTTGGAAGAGCAGAGAAAAAAGCTCAAAAACAGCAAATGCAGATTGTTTGCCAGGTCCACCATTGGCTACAGAAGGGTCGGACGCTATGAGGAAAAGTTCAGCCACGCGAACGAACACCTCCACTGTTAATGAATCAGTACCACTTGTGAGCTTTCCTTCAGAAGAGGAACGCAGCGCTAATGTACAACACAACACAAGTCTCACAAAGAGATCTGGCACTTGCAGCTCACAAAGCTGTTTGGTTGAGGATGAGACGATGTTTCCTATTGAGGAATGTGGAATGTAA
- the LOC101939951 gene encoding semaphorin-4E-like isoform X2, with the protein MHSQRKGQNCRNYILLLHKINDTNLYVCGTNAFYPACDYMVINSTDIHLQGKAEESRGRCPFEPTLKYASLLVDGAFYSATSNNFLGTEPILLRSLRNHLRTEFKASWLNEPSFVYMDIVRESESNPDGDDDKIYVFFTETAVEFEFYDKLLVSRIARVCKGDLGGKRILQKRWTSFLKSRLICSVPESNFQFNIVQDVFLLKRADWRESMFYGIFTQQWGKLDISAVCAFSMKTVQEVFAKGNYKGPVTVEHSHVKWMVFRGEVPLPRPGACIDNFARSIGYNTSLDLPDKILQFVRDHPLMDNAVNPIGDRPVLLKRGSNYTTIVVDRITGLDKKPYDVLFIGTDNGYLHKALNCDGEMFIIEEIQLFQSPEPVQSLKLSSKKGLLYVGSPSQVVQLPVSVCSRYKHCLDCVLARDPYCAWSESFEKCSPVANQTGDLQDLIQSVKNGDASKCPKIGNVKNCPVSIGNSVHLKCAPMSNLARMVWKFNGSSLQAEDSKYLLYDGGIVIFNVTVADAGFYDCHSVESANGKEFPVTVASYVLYTQQDSVFIITKNYTTNQPNADTTLKVKSLVSSSLLNDPAKQKSLEDQKEKLILKFLGAGFALLFSSLLVWNFSKGHLSVPWKSREKSSKTANADCLPGPPLATEGSDAMRKSSATRTNTSTVNESVPLVSFPSEEERSANVQHNTSLTKRSGTCSSQSCLVEDETMFPIEECGM; encoded by the exons ATGCATTCGCAGAGGAAAGGACAAA ATTGCCGAAACTACATCCTCCTCCTTCATAAGATAAATGACACTAACTTATATGTTTGTGGAACCAATGCATTTTACCCAGCTTGTGATTACATG GTCATCAACAGTACAGATATTCATCTGCAAGGGAAAGCTGAAGAAAGCAGAGGAAGATGTCCTTTTGAACCTACTCTGAAGTATGCTTCTCTGTTAGTTG ATGGTGCATTTTATTCAGCCACTTCAAACAACTTCTTGGGCACTGAGCCTATTCTACTTCGCAGTTTGAGAAACCATCTAAGGACAGAGTTTAAAGCATCTTGGCTAAATG AGCCCAGCTTTGTCTATATGGATATAGTGCGGGAAAGTGAATCTAATCCAGATGGAGATGATGATAAAATTTATGTGTTCTTCACTGAAACAGCTGTTGAATTTGAATTCTATGACAAACTCCTGGTGTCAAGAATTGCTCGTGTCTGCAAA GGTGATCTTGGTGGAAAACGCATATTGCAAAAAAGATGGACGTCATTTTTAAAATCCAGACTTATCTGTTCCGTTCCAGAATCAAATTTCCAGTTTAATATTGTTCAGGATGTCTTTTTACTTAAGAGAGCAGACTGGCGGGAAAGCATGTTTTATGGGATTTTTACTCAACAATG GGGAAAGTTGGATATTTCTGCCGTTTGTGCATTCAGTATGAAAACTGTCCAAGAAGTCTTCGCCAAAGGAAACTATAAAGGCCCAGTGACTGTGGAACATTCCCATGTTAAATGGATGGTGTTCAGGGGAGAAGTGCCACTCCCACGTCCCGGAGCT TGCATTGATAATTTTGCCCGGAGTATTGGATACAACACTTCTCTTGATTTGCCTGATAAAATTCTGCAGTTTGTTAGAGACCACCCTTTAATGGATAATGCTGTAAATCCAATTGGTGATAGGCCAGTGCTACTGAAAAGAGGTTCAAATTACACCACGATTGTAGTAGACAGAATCACTGGCCTAGATAAAAAACCATATGATGTTCTGTTTATAGGAACAG ATAATGGATATTTGCATAAAGCTCTCAACTGCGACGGGGAAATGTTCATTATTGAGGAGATACAGCTGTTTCAGTCCCCAGAGCCTGTACAGTCTCTTAAACTGTCTTCCAAAAAG GGCCTGCTGTATGTAGGGTCTCCATCCCAAGTGGTACAACTCCCTGTTTCAGTATGCAGCCGATATAAACACTGCTTGGATTGTGTTTTGGCAAGGGATCCTTATTGTGCGTGGTCTGAGTCTTTTGAGAAGTGTTCTCCAGTGGCTAATCAAACAGGAGACTTGCA GGATTTAATTCAGAGTGTTAAAAATGGTGATGCTTCCAAATGTCCTAAAATAG GAAATGTCAAAAACTGTCCCGTTAGCATTGGCAACAGTGTTCATCTTAAATGCGCGCCCATGTCCAACCTGGCTAGGATGGTGTGGAAGTTTAATGGGAGCAGTCTTCAGGCAGAAGATTCTAAATACCTACTTTATGATGGAGGAATAGTCATATTTAATGTGACAGTGGCTGATGCTGGATTTTATGACTGTCATTCTGTAGAGAGCGCTAATGGGAAAGAATTCCCTGTTACTGTGGCTAGCTACGTTCTTTATACCCAACAGGACAGCGTTTTCATTATTACTAAGAATTACACCACAAATCAACCAAATGCAGACACAACTCTGAAGGTTAAATCTTTGGTATCATCTTCCTTGCTGAATGACCcagcaaaacaaaaatccctGGAAGACCAAAAAGAGAagcttattttaaaattcttgggaGCTGGATTTGCACTCCTTTTTTCTTCCTTGCTGGTTTGGAACTTTTCCAAAGGCCATCTGTCTGTGCCTTGGAAGAGCAGAGAAAAAAGCTCAAAAACAGCAAATGCAGATTGTTTGCCAGGTCCACCATTGGCTACAGAAGGGTCGGACGCTATGAGGAAAAGTTCAGCCACGCGAACGAACACCTCCACTGTTAATGAATCAGTACCACTTGTGAGCTTTCCTTCAGAAGAGGAACGCAGCGCTAATGTACAACACAACACAAGTCTCACAAAGAGATCTGGCACTTGCAGCTCACAAAGCTGTTTGGTTGAGGATGAGACGATGTTTCCTATTGAGGAATGTGGAATGTAA
- the LOC101939951 gene encoding semaphorin-4E-like isoform X3: MLKDCRNYILLLHKINDTNLYVCGTNAFYPACDYMVINSTDIHLQGKAEESRGRCPFEPTLKYASLLVDGAFYSATSNNFLGTEPILLRSLRNHLRTEFKASWLNEPSFVYMDIVRESESNPDGDDDKIYVFFTETAVEFEFYDKLLVSRIARVCKGDLGGKRILQKRWTSFLKSRLICSVPESNFQFNIVQDVFLLKRADWRESMFYGIFTQQWGKLDISAVCAFSMKTVQEVFAKGNYKGPVTVEHSHVKWMVFRGEVPLPRPGACIDNFARSIGYNTSLDLPDKILQFVRDHPLMDNAVNPIGDRPVLLKRGSNYTTIVVDRITGLDKKPYDVLFIGTDNGYLHKALNCDGEMFIIEEIQLFQSPEPVQSLKLSSKKGLLYVGSPSQVVQLPVSVCSRYKHCLDCVLARDPYCAWSESFEKCSPVANQTGDLQDLIQSVKNGDASKCPKIGNVKNCPVSIGNSVHLKCAPMSNLARMVWKFNGSSLQAEDSKYLLYDGGIVIFNVTVADAGFYDCHSVESANGKEFPVTVASYVLYTQQDSVFIITKNYTTNQPNADTTLKVKSLVSSSLLNDPAKQKSLEDQKEKLILKFLGAGFALLFSSLLVWNFSKGHLSVPWKSREKSSKTANADCLPGPPLATEGSDAMRKSSATRTNTSTVNESVPLVSFPSEEERSANVQHNTSLTKRSGTCSSQSCLVEDETMFPIEECGM; this comes from the exons atgcttaaag ATTGCCGAAACTACATCCTCCTCCTTCATAAGATAAATGACACTAACTTATATGTTTGTGGAACCAATGCATTTTACCCAGCTTGTGATTACATG GTCATCAACAGTACAGATATTCATCTGCAAGGGAAAGCTGAAGAAAGCAGAGGAAGATGTCCTTTTGAACCTACTCTGAAGTATGCTTCTCTGTTAGTTG ATGGTGCATTTTATTCAGCCACTTCAAACAACTTCTTGGGCACTGAGCCTATTCTACTTCGCAGTTTGAGAAACCATCTAAGGACAGAGTTTAAAGCATCTTGGCTAAATG AGCCCAGCTTTGTCTATATGGATATAGTGCGGGAAAGTGAATCTAATCCAGATGGAGATGATGATAAAATTTATGTGTTCTTCACTGAAACAGCTGTTGAATTTGAATTCTATGACAAACTCCTGGTGTCAAGAATTGCTCGTGTCTGCAAA GGTGATCTTGGTGGAAAACGCATATTGCAAAAAAGATGGACGTCATTTTTAAAATCCAGACTTATCTGTTCCGTTCCAGAATCAAATTTCCAGTTTAATATTGTTCAGGATGTCTTTTTACTTAAGAGAGCAGACTGGCGGGAAAGCATGTTTTATGGGATTTTTACTCAACAATG GGGAAAGTTGGATATTTCTGCCGTTTGTGCATTCAGTATGAAAACTGTCCAAGAAGTCTTCGCCAAAGGAAACTATAAAGGCCCAGTGACTGTGGAACATTCCCATGTTAAATGGATGGTGTTCAGGGGAGAAGTGCCACTCCCACGTCCCGGAGCT TGCATTGATAATTTTGCCCGGAGTATTGGATACAACACTTCTCTTGATTTGCCTGATAAAATTCTGCAGTTTGTTAGAGACCACCCTTTAATGGATAATGCTGTAAATCCAATTGGTGATAGGCCAGTGCTACTGAAAAGAGGTTCAAATTACACCACGATTGTAGTAGACAGAATCACTGGCCTAGATAAAAAACCATATGATGTTCTGTTTATAGGAACAG ATAATGGATATTTGCATAAAGCTCTCAACTGCGACGGGGAAATGTTCATTATTGAGGAGATACAGCTGTTTCAGTCCCCAGAGCCTGTACAGTCTCTTAAACTGTCTTCCAAAAAG GGCCTGCTGTATGTAGGGTCTCCATCCCAAGTGGTACAACTCCCTGTTTCAGTATGCAGCCGATATAAACACTGCTTGGATTGTGTTTTGGCAAGGGATCCTTATTGTGCGTGGTCTGAGTCTTTTGAGAAGTGTTCTCCAGTGGCTAATCAAACAGGAGACTTGCA GGATTTAATTCAGAGTGTTAAAAATGGTGATGCTTCCAAATGTCCTAAAATAG GAAATGTCAAAAACTGTCCCGTTAGCATTGGCAACAGTGTTCATCTTAAATGCGCGCCCATGTCCAACCTGGCTAGGATGGTGTGGAAGTTTAATGGGAGCAGTCTTCAGGCAGAAGATTCTAAATACCTACTTTATGATGGAGGAATAGTCATATTTAATGTGACAGTGGCTGATGCTGGATTTTATGACTGTCATTCTGTAGAGAGCGCTAATGGGAAAGAATTCCCTGTTACTGTGGCTAGCTACGTTCTTTATACCCAACAGGACAGCGTTTTCATTATTACTAAGAATTACACCACAAATCAACCAAATGCAGACACAACTCTGAAGGTTAAATCTTTGGTATCATCTTCCTTGCTGAATGACCcagcaaaacaaaaatccctGGAAGACCAAAAAGAGAagcttattttaaaattcttgggaGCTGGATTTGCACTCCTTTTTTCTTCCTTGCTGGTTTGGAACTTTTCCAAAGGCCATCTGTCTGTGCCTTGGAAGAGCAGAGAAAAAAGCTCAAAAACAGCAAATGCAGATTGTTTGCCAGGTCCACCATTGGCTACAGAAGGGTCGGACGCTATGAGGAAAAGTTCAGCCACGCGAACGAACACCTCCACTGTTAATGAATCAGTACCACTTGTGAGCTTTCCTTCAGAAGAGGAACGCAGCGCTAATGTACAACACAACACAAGTCTCACAAAGAGATCTGGCACTTGCAGCTCACAAAGCTGTTTGGTTGAGGATGAGACGATGTTTCCTATTGAGGAATGTGGAATGTAA
- the LOC101939951 gene encoding semaphorin-4D-like isoform X5, protein MSGTPAVLCLSLVYGLMQQMEASILSCIPRKTVTYQNGNIKTFLKPGLSNFSTLLVSEETDILFVGARDAIFALDLNDISREIANEDWFATRDRQLECIRRGKDKVDCRNYILLLHKINDTNLYVCGTNAFYPACDYMVINSTDIHLQGKAEESRGRCPFEPTLKYASLLVDGAFYSATSNNFLGTEPILLRSLRNHLRTEFKASWLNEPSFVYMDIVRESESNPDGDDDKIYVFFTETAVEFEFYDKLLVSRIARVCKGDLGGKRILQKRWTSFLKSRLICSVPESNFQFNIVQDVFLLKRADWRESMFYGIFTQQWGKLDISAVCAFSMKTVQEVFAKGNYKGPVTVEHSHVKWMVFRGEVPLPRPGACIDNFARSIGYNTSLDLPDKILQFVRDHPLMDNAVNPIGDRPVLLKRGSNYTTIVVDRITGLDKKPYDVLFIGTDNGYLHKALNCDGEMFIIEEIQLFQSPEPVQSLKLSSKKGLLYVGSPSQVVQLPVSVCSRYKHCLDCVLARDPYCAWSESFEKCSPVANQTGDLQDLIQSVKNGDASKCPKIGQRFHYY, encoded by the exons ATGAGTGGCACCCCCGCtgtcctctgtctctctcttgttTATGGATTAATGCAACAGATGGAAGCCTCTATCCTGAGCTGCATTCCCAGAAAAACAGTAACATACCAAA ATGGAAATATAAAAACTTTTCTGAAACCAGGATTATCCAATTTTTCCACACTCTTGGTGAGTGAAGAAACTGATATCTTATTTGTTGGAGCCAGAGATGCAATATTTGCACTTGACTTGAATGACATCTCAAGAGAAATAGCCAAT GAGGACTGGTTCGCAACAAGGGATAGACAATTGGAATGCATTCGCAGAGGAAAGGACAAA GTAGATTGCCGAAACTACATCCTCCTCCTTCATAAGATAAATGACACTAACTTATATGTTTGTGGAACCAATGCATTTTACCCAGCTTGTGATTACATG GTCATCAACAGTACAGATATTCATCTGCAAGGGAAAGCTGAAGAAAGCAGAGGAAGATGTCCTTTTGAACCTACTCTGAAGTATGCTTCTCTGTTAGTTG ATGGTGCATTTTATTCAGCCACTTCAAACAACTTCTTGGGCACTGAGCCTATTCTACTTCGCAGTTTGAGAAACCATCTAAGGACAGAGTTTAAAGCATCTTGGCTAAATG AGCCCAGCTTTGTCTATATGGATATAGTGCGGGAAAGTGAATCTAATCCAGATGGAGATGATGATAAAATTTATGTGTTCTTCACTGAAACAGCTGTTGAATTTGAATTCTATGACAAACTCCTGGTGTCAAGAATTGCTCGTGTCTGCAAA GGTGATCTTGGTGGAAAACGCATATTGCAAAAAAGATGGACGTCATTTTTAAAATCCAGACTTATCTGTTCCGTTCCAGAATCAAATTTCCAGTTTAATATTGTTCAGGATGTCTTTTTACTTAAGAGAGCAGACTGGCGGGAAAGCATGTTTTATGGGATTTTTACTCAACAATG GGGAAAGTTGGATATTTCTGCCGTTTGTGCATTCAGTATGAAAACTGTCCAAGAAGTCTTCGCCAAAGGAAACTATAAAGGCCCAGTGACTGTGGAACATTCCCATGTTAAATGGATGGTGTTCAGGGGAGAAGTGCCACTCCCACGTCCCGGAGCT TGCATTGATAATTTTGCCCGGAGTATTGGATACAACACTTCTCTTGATTTGCCTGATAAAATTCTGCAGTTTGTTAGAGACCACCCTTTAATGGATAATGCTGTAAATCCAATTGGTGATAGGCCAGTGCTACTGAAAAGAGGTTCAAATTACACCACGATTGTAGTAGACAGAATCACTGGCCTAGATAAAAAACCATATGATGTTCTGTTTATAGGAACAG ATAATGGATATTTGCATAAAGCTCTCAACTGCGACGGGGAAATGTTCATTATTGAGGAGATACAGCTGTTTCAGTCCCCAGAGCCTGTACAGTCTCTTAAACTGTCTTCCAAAAAG GGCCTGCTGTATGTAGGGTCTCCATCCCAAGTGGTACAACTCCCTGTTTCAGTATGCAGCCGATATAAACACTGCTTGGATTGTGTTTTGGCAAGGGATCCTTATTGTGCGTGGTCTGAGTCTTTTGAGAAGTGTTCTCCAGTGGCTAATCAAACAGGAGACTTGCA GGATTTAATTCAGAGTGTTAAAAATGGTGATGCTTCCAAATGTCCTAAAATAG GACAGCGTTTTCATTATTACTAA